The following nucleotide sequence is from Endozoicomonas sp. GU-1.
AGGAACATGATTACCCTGGGGAGACTCCATCAGAATGGCGTGAATGGTATCAGTCTCAAAACCAGGACTGCCTGCTAACTCACGAAACTCATGTTTGGTCAGCACATGACGGCGAAACAGATCATTAGGTTTCCCCGGATCATGGGAATAGGGATCGGGAAATAGATCAAAGACACTGGCCCATTCAATATCCGGCTCGATGGCTATGTTGTGCTTAAGGGTTGAAAGCGATTTATTGGGATAATCGTATGAATTAAATAGCTTACTGGAGTGCAAGAAGGGCATGAAAATGAGCATTTTAGACTCTTAACAGCCTAATAGTGTTGTTTTTAATGACCAGAACCAACAGCTAATTGGTACCATATTATCTTCAACCTTTAAGCACAACATAGCCCGGCTCGATGCTCTGATGCTCGTTGAGTTTCCATTCATCACCTTCACTTTCCCACTTCTCATGGTTCCGGGTATTTAGAGTGGCTACCTTGATGCAGCCGGTGCCCAAGGTTACCTGTTCACGAACCATTTTTTTGATTTCGGTGAGTGCATTGGCATTGATCAGGTAGTCCTTAATTAACCGCTTCATCTTCATGGCAGCGGTATTGGCCTTTTCCAACGCTTCCGCCAGCAGCTCCCGCTCCATTTCATCGTTACGTTCCTGAATGAGTTGGTTTCGGGTTCGGGGATCAAGTCGATAGGGCAACAGCTCCTGAATGGCCATCATCCGGATCTGCTGCTTAATGGAGGCTGGAATATCAGACAATGGACTGGGAACAATATCCCAAAAGGAATCCACATTCTGAAACAGCAGATCAATAAGTCTTGAATAGGCAGCATTGACTTTGGTGGCAGTGATCTTGATAAACACCCGGCTCAAGGCCTGCTGCTGCTCCATCACCTTTTCTTGCTCGGGACCGTATTCACCCTTTACCGCCCGCAACGCATCCAGCCACTCATCTTCCACTTCCCGCCGGGCCTCCCGGTAACCCTGCCAGCGGCTATAGAGATCCGAGGCAAAAGCATCACGCACCGCTTGTTCACGACACTCCTTGTCCAGAGAAGAGTCCAGCTCCGCCTGAGTCACCTCATCCGGGGTGGCCACCATCACCAATCCGTGTTCCATTACCTGACCTTCTTGCCTCTGCGTCGCAGCCACTCAAAACGGTGTCCGGCCATAATGGCTGGCCAGTACCCCACCACCAGCTGAGTAAAGAGAATAATTGTCCGCTCCATTAGTAAGCAGATTTCCCTAGAGCCCGATACTTCAGCTCATTGATATTGATCTTGCGCCGTGGCAGCTTCAGCACCATTTGCTGGGCGATCGCATAACTGATCACTCGATCATCGAAGCAACCTTCCTGGGCATTAGTGGCTCCGTTGTCTTCAATGACGTAGGTCTGGCACTCCTTTACCGTCTCTACGTTGCAAATCCCCGCATCACCATCCCTGAGCAATGCAGCCAGGTGATCAATCATTAATGGTTTTGATTTGGTCGTGGTCAGCCAGCCGATCCGCTTGGTGCGTTTCTGGGTGCGCTGGTCCACCGTGGTTTCCATATAGAGATTGGGATACTTCAGGTCTTTCAGTTTGGTGATGGTGGTCAGGCCGTGGTTGTTTCTTTCCACACCGATCAAAGCATTGTTGTAATAACGACCCAAGTGATTAAGCATCTTACCCAGATCATCCGGAGCCACATGGCCAGACCAGTGGGCAACCTGATAACCGGAACGATCCAATACGTCGATGGATGAATAATCACCGTGCTTGTGTTTGTCATTGATCGGTGCCAACCCTTCCGCCACATCGCAACCGATGACATACTGCTGACTCCCCTCCACTGGGTACCAGATGTTCAGTAATCCCGGTTTCTTCCGGTTTAAGCCATTAGGTGTCAGCTCACACTGCCATTTGGGCGAGTAGCACTCCTGCCTGGCAGCTTCGGTATGTTTAGGATCAAAAACAGGCCGTCCGGAAAACAGAAACGCCTCTTGAATATTGCAGGGATATTCCTGTTTGAATTTATCTTCTGATTTCAGCTCATAGATTTTCTGGCGTCGCCACTGCAGCTGCCCATCATCCAGATCGTAAGTCTGTTTCAGGTATCGTTCGTCGGCATCTGTCGTGAAATCCTGGGGGACTTCGGCACGGTATTCGTTCTGCCAGAACCAAGGTATAAACACCAGTTCAAAATCACCGCGCCCAGCATCAGCGTCCATAACATAATCATAAAACACACCACCAACGCCGTTAGCAGTGCTCTCCAGAATGACCTCAGTATTTTTTTCATTAGGTACTGCCTGTAATACACCCGCCAGGTGTTCATCCGCATTGGGCCAGAAGGCTACTTCCGATCCATGAAACAGCTGCGCTGTGGATGATCGACCTGCTCCCTTATTGCCAGCGGTTCCCACCCGATACCCGGAATCGTGGTAAAACTCCAACAGCTTGGAGCTTTTATTCTTGAGTTCCCTCTGGGTAAACGGTGGCTGATTGTCGTGGTACCGCTGCACCATATCAAACAGGTTGGCGGTGGCATCGGCTTCATGGGTCAGGATGTAGGCCCGTAACCCCTTGCGATTGCTCACCAGCCAGTAAAGACCTTCAGTATAGGTGGAGCAGCCCTGTTGTCGTCCTTTCAGTACAACAATTCTCACCTTGCCCGTGCGCTGGCGTTGACCCTCGATGCGACTATCCAGGTAGAGCTGAGCCTTGTTCAGTTGAAAGGGAATTACCTTGGCATTCTTGGTGCGGATCTTCAGGCACTTGCTGGCGTAAAACTGAAACTCAGTCAACAGCCGTTCCCGGGCTGGCTTTACCCGTCTTTTTCTTCCAGCCATTCGTCCAGCGTCGGTATCTTTTCCGCTACCACAGTCTGCTCATGGCGATCCCGCCAGTGGTAACGGTTTTTCATATACATAATCAACATGGCTGGCGAAACATCCTTGTTAAGCCCCAATGCTCCCTGCATGTATTTTTCTTCCCAAAATACTTCAGCCAGAACATCTGCCTGAGCCACGGCCTCAGCAAATTCCTCATACTTGTCCATATATGACAGAAACGTGTTATAGCTGATCCCCATTTCCGTAGCGGTAGCCTTTCGGCTTAAACCGGTGCTCATTAGCTCTTTCACTTGCTCACACATTTCCGGTTTGTATTTGCTGTGGTTGGCCATGGTTAGAATAACTGTTTGATAGCAAAGGCTATGATGCCTGCGGTAGTGGTGGCAGCGATCCATTGAATCACACTGCTGATGGTCGAGTTTTTGAGTACGGCTTTCTCAATGGTGTCCAGCCGTTCTTCACTGCGCTTTTCCCGCAACGCCAGGTTCACCATCCGCTCATCGTGTTTGGCCAGGGTCTGCAGGATCTGGGTAATACCGTCCAGTTTTTGCTCAATGCGATTGAAGCGGTCTTCATCACCCATGACTATCTCCTTGCAACACCCTTGAGTTTCTCAATGGTTCGGGCACCACCCAATCCCAGCAGGCAGAGCAACAAAGTAATCACCGTGCTGGTGTCTGTTGTGGGTAACTGTTGAACCACTTCAGACTTATCACAAGCATCAGTCCGATGATCACCACATCACGAACAATCCAGGTCCAGGCAAGAATAAACACACAGAGCCAACCAAGAGCGGGTCGCCAACCGGAGACAAAGACGGAGGGATGTTTGGCTTCTTCGATATTGGCCAATGCCTGGAGAATATGAGGCTGTTGCAACTGGTGATTTAAAGACAGTTCAGCTTTGGCTCGCTCTTCATCAGACGTGAACAAGCCATCAAGCCCACCCATCAGCGCTTTGGCAATTCCAGCCATTGGGTTCAGGTTAATCATCATCCACCAGCTCGAAGTGCGGGTAATCCTTAAACCGGTGATCTTTCAACTTACCATCTCGATCCCAGTCACCACCCCAGCGCAGCTTGATGCCCATACCCTCAGCAACCCCCAACACATACCCGGCAAAGTGCGCGGATCGCTGATAATCAAACCAGTCCAAGGGATAAGCCATTACATCCACCGCCTTGCTGGGCAGCTGATTGTGGTTACTGTCTGGCCATTGCAACTGCGACTGACCATTTTCAAACGCCAGCATCTGGGCAGCTTTGCCCCGATGACCACAAATAATCGTGCAATCGTAATGCTCAATCACTTTTTTGAAGACACGCTGAAGCCGCTCATCACAAGTCGACAAATGTCGCCTGGACGAAGCGGAAAAGTGAAACATGAAGCCCCTTTTTTATAGTGGTTCAGTTTGGAGGGATAAAAAAAGAAAACCCGGCAATGAGGGCCGGGTTTCTTTGAAAGATTCAAGCAGTGGGAAATCAAGTTATCGGGAACTTTCCCAGCATGAGCTTTTACCGTACTTTTACTCTCACTCTGAGTCAAGGCTGATCTCATCAGCCTCTTTCTGATGCCATATCTTCAGAATCAAGACCTCACGGTCGTCAGCAAGATAGCGAATCTTGTAATCCCTAATGATCAGGTCACGCAAACGGGGATTCAGTTTATCCCCTACCAGAACGCCCATGTTCGGTTGATGACACAGGTTGTTAATTTTCCTGACCAAATACTCCGCCATTCGCTGTGCCGCAGGCGGATTTTTTTCTGCAATAAACTGTCTCAGTCGTTTCAGGTCATCAACGGCACTCCTGGAAAACCTGAGTTTCATTCAGGTGCCTCCAGCTCATTATCACTGCCCCAACTTTCCAGCCATTCCATCACGGCGTCACCATCTACGGTATCTCCCCTGCGCACCTGATCCAGTGCTTCCAGGGTCTCGTCCCACTCTTGCATTTCACGGGCGTGTTTCTTGATGTACTCCCTGACCGCTTCGTTAATAAGATAGTTCCGACTACGGCTCAACACTTTGGCTAATTGGTTTAACGGTTCTTCAATATCCTGATTCAGACGAACGCTGGATACACTCATACATGACCTCCTTTTTAGTGTATTACATTGTAGTACACTTAAGTTTGGCCTGCCGTCAATAGGGTTCATGCCGGATAACCCCGGATTGCTCCAGCAGATCCTGAGCCTCATCCTCTGCCAGCCGGATCAGTTCATTGCAGACTTGGCGGCACTTCTGCTGCCAGCGGTAAACCGTGCTCTCCCCCTTGCCCTTGATCTGGATCTTACCTTTGTCCTGCCTCAGCCCCGGGTGCTGGAGTTCATACATCAGCCAGAGTCTTAGCAGTACCGGATTGCAGCGAAACGGTTTCGGCAACCGTTTATCACTGCGTAAATGGTGTTGAACCCGCTGCCATGCAATTGAACGATTTTCCTGATTATCGTCATACCGGATCGTCAGAATAGCAAAAAGTTCCGGCTGCATTTTTTCCCGCAGATCGCCCTTACGAATACCATCATCACCCAGTCGTTCATCCCGGGTACTTCGATGCTCTGGTGCAACCGCTGTCTTACGATAACCGGCGTTGATATCCCGCTGCCAGCTGGCGGTTTTTATCATCAGCTCCGGCGTTCCAAAGATCCGCATCAGAGCCGGTCCCAAAGCAAAGTACATGGCAGCCTCCTAGCTCAGTGCGGTCTGGATACGATTTCCAATCCAGCGCATAACCGGAACGGCCATAGAGTTACCAAGAGCCTTATACCTCGGACCATCAGGACACTCTTCTGCCGGTTTGTTTTTCCAGGGAATAGCGCTGTACCCATCCGGGAAACCCTGCAAACGTTCACATTCGATGGGAGTCAATCGACGTATGGCTAACTCGGCTTCACCGCTGGCGGTACTGGCAACCGCGTGTTTATCACCGGCGGTTAATCTGTTCATCGGGTCACCAGGCTGTCCGATACCCAGACCATTTCCTTTCCCGTCCTGGTGCTCACCTCGCTTGCCAGAATGTCGGGTGGCCTGATCATGAATCGGTATCGCCACTGCAGCACTCAAACCGTTCCCCTGAGCCTGTAACGTCATGGCCACGGTTTCGGAATGAACCGGATCGTCCTTCGGATTGAAGGCAATGGTCGGATGGTTATCGCCCATATGGGCACGAAGACAGGGTGATAATTCCGATGACCAGTGGCCACCCAGTCGCGACATGGCACCGGGCTCGAACACCACCAGATCCGTGGCATCTTTGTAATCCCGCTGCTTCAATGTGGATGATGTTTTACCCGGACCGTACCGGCCGAAGGCCGTCATATCGTAAGCACTCAGTTTCCCCGTGAGGCCACTTGCTGCAACGCCTGCTCCAGCTTTGGCGGCAGGCTCTTCCCACGCTTCTGCGCCCGGTTCAGAATCCCGGAGCAGGCTCTCGGACTCAAATAGAACCGGTTCCCGACGGGTCCAGTCTCCAAAATCTGCCAGAGCAAAGACCCTTCGACGACGTTGGGGTACTCCATAAAATTGAGCATCACACACCCGCCATTCAACAAGCCCTTCCTTACCGAATGAAACTCCAGCGTACCGCCACTTTTTTGGGCCAGGCTGCTCGGGGCATGACTGGTCAGTGCCAGTAAGTAATCGCAGTACTTCAGCAAAGTCCTTGCCCTGGTTACTGCTGAAGGCGCCGGGTACGTTTTCCCACAGGGCGAAGCGGCAGTTGCCGTGTTTTCTGGCCCACCGAATAATCTGTATTGCTGCGAAGAAGAGTCCTGATCGTTCACCGTCAAATCCTTTTCGTTTGCCAGCCACCGACAGATCCTGGCAAGGGCTGCCAAACACCACCAGATCAATGGGGCCGAGTTTGCGGATCATGGCTTCCGTGATATCCGTCACGCTGCCAAGGTTGGGTACATCGGGGTAGTGGTGTTCCAGCACTGCACAGGGGAATGGTTCGATCTCGGCAAAGCCCACTGGTGTCCAGCCTAACGGATGCCAGGCAACAGTCGCCGCTTCAATCCCCGAAAATAACGACAGGTATCTCATGGACTCCTTCCCCCTACGCAAAATTGATAATTCGCTCCACCAGTGATTCCACCTTGAGCCGACTCCAACCCCGTCCCGGATGGAGCACAAACTGGAGCAACACATCCACCGCCGTGGAGTACAACTGTTCAAACGCCTCCTGACTCATGCTGGCAAACTTCAGGCTTCTGGCACGAACCCGGACACCTCCATCCGGATACCCGATTACGTCATAAAATCCGGCCTTAACCGTCACCCAGCGGCGGAACTCATCAAAATTTTTCTCCGGCGTGAACCACTGGTCGGTTCCTTCCATCCGGCACGGCTGGGGCTCAAAGTGATCAAAGCCCAACTTCAGCAGTGCAAAGAACTTGCGGTGAAAGTGCAGGTTACGTGTCTTGCGAAACTCTGCCCGAATCACCTGCCCGGTCTTTAGCTGTCGTATAAACATCTGGTCATCGTCCGATACCGGCACCAGCATCTGCGCCGAGACCTTCTGCAATGACAGCTCCGCCATCAGATTGCCTCCACAAAGTGCCAGCAGAGCACCATCACCAGCACCACCCAGACCACCGCCAGCCAGATGCCATCCCTGAGCCCATTCATCAGAACATGCCCATCAGTTTCTGGCGCGCCCCCTGCCCATCCAGCGGATCAATGCCCTGCTCAGCCATACTCTCCCTCGCCAGCTGATTCGAGTGAATGGCAGGATCGAACTGGTGCTCGATGGACAACTGGTCTTCCAGCGGCTGGCCTTGGCATTCACGGTTGACCAAAGCCTGGTAAGCCGCACCGAACCGACGCTTCACCTCCCGGCACTCTTCCGCAGTACCGGCATTGCGCAGCTCATACCAACCTGCTGCCCGGCCTGCCAGGTATACCGCCCGATGGCTCCAGCCGTGATGAGCGGGTTGACTGGCATGCTCATTGGCTTCCCGCCAGGCTTTGGCCAGCGTGGGCAACCCAAGTTCTTCCGGCATCGGCTGGCACAGCTTGCGAAATTCCGGCGCGGTTGGTGGCCACTCACTACCACCCAACCTTACACGGTTGAGCCCGATTTCCAGTTGGGCAGGGTGCAGCCCATTCAGGGTTTTCAGCCACTCACCATTGCGATCAGCCAGGCCGTAGGCACTGGTCCACTTCTGGCCGAACAGGCCCGTCATGGTCGAGAACAGATTTACCAGATCCCTCTGGCTCAACGTCGTAGATGGCTCCCCCTGCGCTGAAGGCTCCCTGTTCGCTGAAGGCTCCGGGCTGGAGGATATGGGCGTTGGCCTGCTCGACCTGCTCAACAAGGCTGAGTTTTCCAGAATTTCGCTGCCGGGCTTCATAGTTCACCATCCATGGATTGCTGGCGTTATCGGGGTTATTCAGGTAGGCCGTGGTGGTCTTCACGTACTGAGTCCCCGTCACTCGTGTCTCATCACAGTAACGGGCGTATTTCAGGATGTTAGCCAGCAGAGCTTCAGGGGTATGACCTTCCCGGAGTCGTGTTTTGTAGTGACCAAAGGTTTTGGATTTGCTGCCCTTGTCACCTTCCCGTTTGGGATACTGGCTCCACCACTGTTCGAAAGATTCAGAGAAATCAGCCTTGCCCGATTTGGCCTGTGGCACTGCCCCCGTCCTGGGGGTCGCACCAGTCGTGCTCCCGGCACTTGGTGGCACTTCCCCCGTCCTGGGGGTCGTGCGATCATCAGATCGGACATATGTCTTGTAAATATTTCTCTTATTCTCTTCTTCTCTATTTCTCTTATTCTCTGGGCGAGATTCTGCCGAGCACTTGCCGAGCATCTTCCGAGCGCTTTCCAACAACACTTCGGTTTGCTTCGAGCCCTTGTAATCACTGGCTTTCGCAACTGCCCTCTCGATAACGGGAATCACTCCGGGCAAGTCTTCCAGCAGCATCTGTGGCAGTTTCACCAGCAGCTTCAGACGGGCATCAATCTGGGTGATATTGTCCACAGGATTGTGTTCCATGAACTGCGGAATGCAAATGTACTGGCACTGGTCAGAGGCCAACAGGAAACCGCTCGCCGTTAGCTCGGCAATCGCTCGCTCGACGCTCGGCTCTTCCCAGTTAAGGTCTGCCGCGATATAGCCTTTTGGCATCCTGAAGATACCAATCAGATTCCCGTGACCGGTGGTCAACAGATAAAGCGCCAGCAGTTTGGCTTTATCTGACAGCGGCTGAATATCATCACTGATCCAGAACTGGCTGGAGACCTTGCCAAACTCTTTCATTGGTCACCTCCTGCCAGAGGTGCTTCTTTTGGAAAATACCTCGCCGCCTGCAGGGCATTCTTCTGATTCAGGCTCATCCACTTTTTCAGAAAGATCACCACGTTCTTTGCCTCACCCGGCTGGTCCCAGCGATCGATCATGTAGTGAAACGCTTTCAACAACTGTTCGCCCACATCAATATCCGGATTTTCCCAGCACAACTCTTCATACAGTGATGCCGAGGTTGGCATGGCGGGCTGTCCTGCCAGTGGCCACAGAATGTCCTGCCAGCATTGTGGCTGGTCGGGGATGCCCAGTTCGTCGGTATGGATCATGGGGTACCTCCTGCGGTGCGAACAAAGAGGCTGGCTGATGCTCTGAACTGAGCATGAGGCTGAGATTGGCTCATCACATCTTTCCTTGAGGATTGGTTTTTATCGTTATTTCTTTGCTTAAGCAAAGACTCTTAAGAGAATACGTTGCTTTTAGATTATTTGTAAATAGCCCGACTCATCCAAAGCGAACTCTCGCGCTTAATCAATGGCTCCCAGCCGTGTACTATTTTGCTTATGGATAATGAATAACAGTAATTGGAAAAGAACGTGACAAACTGGACAGACCGGGTCAAAAACAAAGCCCAAGAGCAAAATCTGAAAAATGTCGATATCGCCCGCGCCGTGGGTTGCACGGAAGGGACATACAGTTTGTGGATGAGTGGTGCCCGGAATCCAAAGCTGAATAACAAAATCGCCATCGCTGACGTTCTTGGCGTTTCCATTCACTGGCTGGAGACCGGTGAAGAGCTGCCGGATCCGAAAACCCTGCCCTACATCAGCCTGGATAAGGCGAGCGCTTTCTTTGATGAACTCGATGAAAGACGACAGCAGGTACTCTCAGAGTCGGCCATCTGCATTATTGAGTCGGACCACAAGAGCTTTCTGTTACGGATGGAAAACGACACCATGGTCAACCAGGCCCCATCCGATACGGCGATCAGTATTCCCAAAGGTGCCAAAGTGCAGGTGGATACCGTAATTACCCCTGAACCGGGGAAGATCCTGCTGATAGAACACGACGGTGAACTTTCGCTTCGCCTGTGGAACCCGATCAGCAAGTCGCAACACAGTCTGCGATTCATCAATCGGCTTTACGGCACTTTTGATCTTAACTATGCGGGGGATATCAAGGATATCTACAAGGGCACTGCCGTCGGTGTCAGCTTCCTGTTATAGCGGCCAGCCAATCACCAGTACGCCAGGTTGCTGTCCATAGACCTTGATGCAGCGGCCATCGACAATTTGCCGGTCGTCTTCCCAGAGAATCCCGTTCGGGTAAATCGCGGCCGCCCTTTGCTTTTGGGTATCGAGTTTACAAAAGCTATGACATTTCCGGCATTTCCCGTGTTATTTATCGCCATCTGCAAAGACTCTGGCAAACACTGAATCCACTGCTCTACGCTATCCATCCCTGAACCCGTGTCAGAAAACAAAGCATATCCCTTGATATACCTAACCTAAACAATAGATTTATAAAAGCTATCAATAACAACAAATCAATATAAATATATTATTACTTATCATTTGCAAAGTGTTACTTTGCAATTATATAAATATGAAAAACATTTAATTTACAAAAATAAGGAATCTTTAATGGACGCAGTCACCCGCGATCTCAACCGGCACCTCAATGCCATTGACGGCAGGGAAGCCCGTGAAGAGACCATCGAGTCCGAACTGGAACGGATTGAAACCCACATTCAGGCACAGATCGAAGATCACAAGCCCATCATCATTGCCGGTTTTGGCGTTCTGACCCCGGGCAACTTCCTGATCTTTCTTACCCTGGAAGAATTCCACCCCATGCAGGGCTACCGCTGGCTAGCCGTGAAACAGCTGGTGCATGACTGCAACAACGAACACTCCCGGCTCTCCGGCTGGGATGTCATTAACTACGCCAGCAAAAGAGGTTATTGCCGTGGCTAATCAAACCCAATTGGAAAAGAGTTTCCGGATGGAAATTGCCGACCAGGTGCTGGCCGTCAGAAACCGTATTCACCGGGACGAGGCCCTTCGCCATGCCAGCTAAAAAGAAGACCGAACTGATGGAATCTGCTGACGTGTTGCCTGTGGATAAGCCTGCACCTGCCCTGTCTGAAGTGGGCCAGATCATGCAGTCGGCCATTGCCCAGAATGCCAGCATCGACACGCTGGAACGGGTAATGAGACTGTACGAACAGAGCCAGACCATTGTTGCACGACAGCAATTCAATGAAGCCTTTGCCCGGTTTCAGCAGGAAATGCCGGTAGTAAAGAAAAGCAAGAATGCTGCGTTCAATACTAAAAGTGGTGGTCGTATGGAGTACTCCTACGCCTCCATTGATGATGTGGTCGCTGCAATTCAGCCAGTTCTTCACCGCTACGGCCTGAGCTACTGGTTTGAGCAACAGCAGAATGGGCCAAACATCACCATCACCTGCAACCTGGGACATGTATCCGGCCACTCCATCTGTAACACCGCCACTGGCCCTATGGATAACACCGGCAACAAAAGCGCATTGCAACAGATTGGTTCTACCGTGACCTATCTGAAGCGACAGACCCTGGTGGGCATTCTCGGTGTAGCCTGCACCGATGATGACACCGATGGTTATGTCCCCGATATGCAAGAGACAGCCCAGCCGCAAGCGCATTATTCCAATGAAGACTTCCAGCGTCTGTTACCAGAATGGCGGGCATCCATTGAGTCCGGCCAACAGAGTGCAGATCGCATCATCCGAAAAATCAATTCCAAAGCTCCAGCCACCCCACAACAAGTACAACAACTGAAAGCCATCCAACCCAGAGGCCACTAAATGGACATTCTCGATATCCAACAGGGGACGCCTGAATGGCTCGCCCTGCGCCAGAACTATTTCACCGCCAGCGAGGCACCGGCCATGATGGGCGACAGTCCCTACCTCCGCCGGGACCAGCTACTCCATCAGAAGAAAACAGGCAGCGCCCCAGAGGTAAATGCATTTCAGCAGAAGAAATTCGATGCTGGGCATCGGGCCGAAGCAGAAGCCCGACCGTTGGCAGAGAAAATAGTCGGAGCGGATCTGTTCCCAGCCACCGGCGTCACCATCATTGACGGTTTACCTCTGCTGGCCAGCTTCGACGGACTGACCATGATGGAAGACCTGGTCTTTGAGCACAAGCTCTGGAATGAAAAGCTGGTTGCCCAGATCGAAGGAGAAGGTATTGAACCTGCCTATTACTGGCAGTTGGAACAACAGCTATTGGTCAGTGGTGCCGAACGGGTTCTGTTTGTTTGCTCCGATGGTAGCTCCGCCAGTCTGCGCCATGTTTACTACGAATCCCAAGACCATCGTCGTGAAGCTCTGATCGCTGGATGGAAGCAGTTTCAGGAAGATCTGCACAAATTTGAATCAGCAGTAGCCACTCCGGTTCTGGAAGGCGAGCTTATTCAAGATACTACCGCCCTTGTTATCCAACTTAACGGTCAGGTTCATCACTCCAATCTGCCCCAACTTGAAGAGCAGATCCATCACCGCATTGATTCAGCGAAATCCGAACTGGTCAGCGATCAGGATTTTGCCGATGCCGAATCGGCAGTGAAGTTTTTCAAAAAGACGGAAAAGAAACTGAAGGACGGCAAAGAAACCGCACTTGCCCAGGTACCGGAAATCGCCGAACTGTTTACCCGCATAGACCACCTCACCGACGCCATGGCCAGCAAACGCAAGTCGCTGGACAAGCTGGTCAAACATCAGAAGCAGCATATAAAAGACAGCATGGTTCTGAAAGCCGTCACCACCCTTGAAAAAGAACGTCAGGTGATCAATTCGGAACTCACTCCCGGCTGGATCGCCGCCGTGGTTACGCCTGCTGATTTTCAGGAAGTCATCAAGGGAAAAAAGAGTGTTGCCAGTATGCAGTCTTCGGTAAATGACCGGCTGGCACAGGCTCGGATCGAACATAAGCAGCAGGCACAGGACGTAAAAAACAATCTGGCGATATACCGGAAAATGGCAGCTGATAAGGACCACCTGTTTCCGGATCTGGATGTGCTTCTTCATAAAGAGCAAACCGACCTGATGGCCATTATTGAAATACGCCTCAATCAGGAAGCCCGGCAGAAAGTAGCTGACAAACAGCCCGAACCGGTAACAGAAATCGAAAAAGGCGAAGATCAACCCGACTTGCTCTACTCCGATGGCGAAGTCACCGAAGAGATTCTGACCGACGATATCCACGCCATGGAAAAGTGGCTCGGCAAAGGCTCACTGGACTGCT
It contains:
- a CDS encoding helix-turn-helix domain-containing protein; protein product: MTNWTDRVKNKAQEQNLKNVDIARAVGCTEGTYSLWMSGARNPKLNNKIAIADVLGVSIHWLETGEELPDPKTLPYISLDKASAFFDELDERRQQVLSESAICIIESDHKSFLLRMENDTMVNQAPSDTAISIPKGAKVQVDTVITPEPGKILLIEHDGELSLRLWNPISKSQHSLRFINRLYGTFDLNYAGDIKDIYKGTAVGVSFLL
- a CDS encoding RusA family crossover junction endodeoxyribonuclease, encoding MYPNGILWEDDRQIVDGRCIKVYGQQPGVLVIGWPL
- a CDS encoding CopG family ribbon-helix-helix protein, yielding MSVSSVRLNQDIEEPLNQLAKVLSRSRNYLINEAVREYIKKHAREMQEWDETLEALDQVRRGDTVDGDAVMEWLESWGSDNELEAPE
- a CDS encoding 3TM-type holin gives rise to the protein MMINLNPMAGIAKALMGGLDGLFTSDEERAKAELSLNHQLQQPHILQALANIEEAKHPSVFVSGWRPALGWLCVFILAWTWIVRDVVIIGLMLVISLKWFNSYPQQTPAR
- a CDS encoding M15 family metallopeptidase, coding for MFHFSASSRRHLSTCDERLQRVFKKVIEHYDCTIICGHRGKAAQMLAFENGQSQLQWPDSNHNQLPSKAVDVMAYPLDWFDYQRSAHFAGYVLGVAEGMGIKLRWGGDWDRDGKLKDHRFKDYPHFELVDDD
- a CDS encoding ERF family protein, with protein sequence MESADVLPVDKPAPALSEVGQIMQSAIAQNASIDTLERVMRLYEQSQTIVARQQFNEAFARFQQEMPVVKKSKNAAFNTKSGGRMEYSYASIDDVVAAIQPVLHRYGLSYWFEQQQNGPNITITCNLGHVSGHSICNTATGPMDNTGNKSALQQIGSTVTYLKRQTLVGILGVACTDDDTDGYVPDMQETAQPQAHYSNEDFQRLLPEWRASIESGQQSADRIIRKINSKAPATPQQVQQLKAIQPRGH
- a CDS encoding DNA cytosine methyltransferase, with product MRYLSLFSGIEAATVAWHPLGWTPVGFAEIEPFPCAVLEHHYPDVPNLGSVTDITEAMIRKLGPIDLVVFGSPCQDLSVAGKRKGFDGERSGLFFAAIQIIRWARKHGNCRFALWENVPGAFSSNQGKDFAEVLRLLTGTDQSCPEQPGPKKWRYAGVSFGKEGLVEWRVCDAQFYGVPQRRRRVFALADFGDWTRREPVLFESESLLRDSEPGAEAWEEPAAKAGAGVAASGLTGKLSAYDMTAFGRYGPGKTSSTLKQRDYKDATDLVVFEPGAMSRLGGHWSSELSPCLRAHMGDNHPTIAFNPKDDPVHSETVAMTLQAQGNGLSAAVAIPIHDQATRHSGKRGEHQDGKGNGLGIGQPGDPMNRLTAGDKHAVASTASGEAELAIRRLTPIECERLQGFPDGYSAIPWKNKPAEECPDGPRYKALGNSMAVPVMRWIGNRIQTALS
- a CDS encoding DUF1367 family protein gives rise to the protein MAELSLQKVSAQMLVPVSDDDQMFIRQLKTGQVIRAEFRKTRNLHFHRKFFALLKLGFDHFEPQPCRMEGTDQWFTPEKNFDEFRRWVTVKAGFYDVIGYPDGGVRVRARSLKFASMSQEAFEQLYSTAVDVLLQFVLHPGRGWSRLKVESLVERIINFA
- a CDS encoding replication protein P; amino-acid sequence: MTGLFGQKWTSAYGLADRNGEWLKTLNGLHPAQLEIGLNRVRLGGSEWPPTAPEFRKLCQPMPEELGLPTLAKAWREANEHASQPAHHGWSHRAVYLAGRAAGWYELRNAGTAEECREVKRRFGAAYQALVNRECQGQPLEDQLSIEHQFDPAIHSNQLARESMAEQGIDPLDGQGARQKLMGMF
- a CDS encoding type II toxin-antitoxin system RelE/ParE family toxin; this translates as MKLRFSRSAVDDLKRLRQFIAEKNPPAAQRMAEYLVRKINNLCHQPNMGVLVGDKLNPRLRDLIIRDYKIRYLADDREVLILKIWHQKEADEISLDSE